The region ACAAACTGGCAAGCTCTCTCAAGTAATATTCAGGGAGGTTCGCCTGGTTGGGATCGCCTATATCGGGCAATGCTGGAAAATTTGCTGATGAAAAAGCAAACTCTCTTTGTGATAAACCAAAGAGAGTTTTTTTGGCATAAGCCCTTCCGTTGGTTGCTATATCTCGATCTTGGCACCGAGAATTTTGGTCAGCGTGCTCAGCCATTGGGGGTGGTCCCACCAGCCTCTGTGCTTCCGTGTTCTGTTTGAAGGTCAGGAAATGCGGCGACACCATATGGTTCTGCCATATCTGCCTGCTCTCCCGGCTTTCGTAAATCAGGAAGGGGCGGAATCATCGATGGAGGTGTGCAGCCGGTACTCCAGGCAACCTTCCTCGGCACGTGTGGCGTCCACCAGGCCGACGAGTTCCCGCTGCACCTTTTTCTCCGCTCCGGGCAGGCTTTTAACCGTTGCTACGATCGTAAGCTTAGACAAAGTAAACACCCCCAATCCGGTCAATTACCATGTGTCGTAATGGACCCGGCTTCGGTCATACCGGTTGCCGGCTTCGGGAAATTCGTCGGGATAACCGATGGAGACGACGGAAAACGGCGTGATCGCCGCCGGCAGCTTCAGCAGTTGCTTAATCTCCTGCACGTTCTGCCGGGGATGGACACCCAGCCACACCCCGCCCAATCCATTAGCGACGGCGGCGGTAAGGATATTTTCTGTCGCTGCCGCGCAGTCTTGCACCCAGTAGTGTTTGAAATCTCCCAATTCCTCGGTTGCACAAACCACGATAGCCAGCGGAGCTTGGTTCAACATGAAAGCGTAAGGATGAACTTCGGCGATAGACGCCAGGATGTTCCGGTCCCTCACGACTACGAAATGCCACGGCTGCTGGTTGGCTGCGCTGGGGGCGGACATTGCCGCGTGCAGCAGGTCGCGGACGATTTCGTCGGCTACCGGTTGCGACGTGTATTTGCGGATACTCTTTCTCTTTAACAGTGATTCCATACGTTTCTCCTTTTTGATTTGATTAACAAAGCGCTTTGTTAATGCTATAATATTACTGTATTATTCCAGCGGCAAGTATGCACTAATTTGTGCAGTAGTATTATTATGGGAACCATGGAAAGCGGGGCTAGCGATGATAAAGCACCTAAAGGCAAAGTACGACGAGGGGAAGTTCGCCTGCGAAGTGGAACTGGTCCTGTCTGTCATGGGCGGCAAGTGGAAACCAATAATACTGTGGCATCTGGGGCAGAGCGGCACTCTTCGCTATGGGCAGCTGAAAAGATGCATAAAAAAAATAACTCCCAAAATACTGATTCAACAGCTCCGGGAACTGGAACAAGACGGCATAGTGGCTAGAAAAGAATATCACCAGATTCCGCCGAAGGTTGAGTACTCCCTCACATCCGAGGGGGAGGAACTGATTCCGATCCTCACGGTGCTGTGCGAGTGGGGTAAAAAGCGCATCCTCGGCGAGGAACCGGCTTCGTCATGCAATGCGATAGTGTGAGCGAGGATACAGATAACAAACTGACTTTGCGAGGGTTATGGCCGCAAACTGTAGATTATTTTCTTCACCCGTTCGCGCTCCTCGAAGAACATTGAGTGCGTGGCGTTGATAGAACGGGAGTGGTTGGCTTCGAAAGGTTTGCGGGCATTTAGGAAATTTGAAGAGTGCTCCGTCCCGTGAGATATGGGGACGAAGCACTCTTTAGTTTGGCTGCGAGCCTCTCGCCGGAGGCGGGGCTGACGGAGAAGCCGGAGCGGCTAGGCGCATTGGCACGACTAGGCGCTTGGTTTCATATTATAATAAAAGCGGATTTGGCCTCGTAAGGAGGAAAAATGAAAGTAATTGCTTTTAACGGCAGCCCCCGCAAGGAGGGCAATACCTATTACGCGATGAGCCTTGTCGGCGAAGAGTTGCTGCGGGAAGGAATCGGATTTGAGGTCGTTCAGGTCGGCGATCAGTGTGTGAGAGGCTGCATGGCTTGCAAAAGGTGCATAGTGAATCAAAACGAACGCTGTGTTATTTGTTCCGACGATGTAAATGACTGGATTCAAAGGATGAAAAGAGCCGACGGCGTACTGCTAGGATCGCCGACATATTACGGCGGCGTTGCGGGACCGATGAAGTGCTTTCTGGACAGAGCCTTTTACGTTATCGGCGCCAATCAGTCGCTGACTCTGCTTATGTGGTATAAAGTCTGGGCGGCGGTGGCGGCTATGGGACGGGCCGGAGGGGTTGCGGTCTATGACAATCTTAGCCGCTACTTTAGCGGTTACAAATGGGTTTGCCCAATGCCAACTGGTTTTCCTGTGATTTTTGGCGATGAGCCTGGTGACGCTAAAAAAGACGCTCGTGGAATCCAAGTCATGCGGATATTGGGTAAAAGCATGGCTTGCCTGCTAAAAGAAGTATCAGCAGCGGTGGAAGGACGGCCAGGATAGCAGACCCAGTTGATAAGGCTATAAGCAAGCGGGAATGCGCTTGGGCCGATGTGTCGCTGCTTCCGGAGTTGTCGCGAATATTTGGTGTCGACATTGAAGAAATACTGTCCGGGGAAATGACAGTAAACGCCCCATTAGGTGTATGTATTACTTACCCTTTAGGCTAAGCTGGAACCCCCTGATGGTTGAAAAAACGGCCGCCGCCCCATAGAACGCAGCCAACATGTTCCACCTCTGGGAGCGCTTTAAAGCCATGTTCAGACCCTCTTCTCATTAGGAATCTCTCGTTTTGTATATTATGCTATGCTAAACAGGATAAGTCGGTAACTCATATCAGAATAAGAAGGGAGAGACCGGTTAACGGTCTCTCCCTTCTTCCATTTCCGCTGCTTCTTTCTCGTTCCGGGGGCTACGGGTATGGCCGGTGTCGTCCGGGATGGAATCCGCCAGATCCACGATACCCTCGTGCTCGTTGCTATTGGGCCAAAGCGCCTTGTAATTGTAAGTGCCCGGGATGTCCTGGGGAGTGTCCGAGCTTCCCCATCTAAGGACTGCCTGAAGAGCGTCCTCGCCGTCGAAACCGACGAAATCCGACTGCACAGTATCCAGGAATGTCCGATGAAAAGGGGGCGCAAGGATTTCTTCTTCCAAAGGGCGGGGAGTGGGGTCGCCGTTACCGTCGGTTTCCTGCTGACAACAAATGCAAAGGGAAGCCCACGGGACCGCGTCCAGCCGTTCCCGGCCGATGGCGCGGCCACATTTCTCGCAGGTCCCGTAAGTGCCGGCGGCCATTTTGTCGAGCGCCGTTTCGACCCGCTCTAGAAGGATATGCTCGTTGTCGCGGAGGGCCACGTCCTTGCTGCGTTCGAACATAACGTCGCCGAGATCGGCGGGATGGTTGTCATACATTGACAGTTCTCCCACCGAGTCGGACATCGTATCGCCGATGCCTGTTTCTTCCAGGCGGCTTATCATATGCGTCAGCTTATCCTTTTCGGCAAGAAGTTTTTCCCTGGTTTTTTCCATGCTGTTTTCCACAAAAGCATCCCTCCCCGAGGTTAGCATGCTTAAAAAGCTGCCGCGCAATAAGTGGCATTTTCTATCAGGCATGTCTTGTATGCGGCCGCAGAAACTAGGCTTAGAAAAGGGGGGACGACAATGACAGACGAAAAGCGCATCGCCGATGCCAGAGTAAACTATCCGGTAAAACAGGGGACGAAGGTCACGGCGACGCCCGGGCTGCCGAGCGAGAGGCCAAAGCCGAAGTAGTTATCTGTAGGCAAAAAGAACAGGATTTTCAACGCATTATCAAAGAAGCGGATGACCAAGCTATAATCAGGTTCAATTATGTATCACGAGGAGGGCGAAGCGATGTCTAGAAGCCGTCAGGTTGTGAATCCTGCCGCCGAACAGGCGCTCGACCGTCTCAAAGAGGAAACGGCAGCCGAATTGGGGCTGCAAGATTACGGCAACCGTTACAAAGGCGCCATCACTTCAGCCGACAACGGCCGGGTCGGGGGGCATATGGTACGGAAGATGATCGAGTCGTATGAGAATACCTTGTCGAGCGGTACAACCAAGTAATTGAAGTAGGCGTAATATCCGGAGGGGGTCTGAAACGTAGGGGTTCAGACCCCCTCCGGATATTACGGACTAAGAGGAGGCCGGACTGCCGCCTCAGTCTACACTGTATTTCGGGCGTTCTTCATAGTAACGAAGCAGTTCGCTGACGGTCAAAAACTCGTAGCCCTGCTCCTTCAGCCGGTCGATTATGAGGGGGAGGACTTTACTCGTGGGCAGGGGCCCAATTCCGTCATGGAAGAGAATTATGCCGCCCGGTCTGGTGTTTCTGAGCACGGACCTGACGATTCCCTCGCCCGAGGAGTACCAATCGTGGGAATCCACCGACCACAAAACGATGGTGTAATCTCGTCGCGAGGCCTCGTCGAGAAGGGTGTGGTCGTAGCCCCCTCCGGGCGGCCGGAACAGCGTGCACTTGATCCCCAGAGTTTTCGCAAGCAGTCTGTCGGTTCGGTCGAGTTCATTCAAAAGTTTTTCTTTGTTTATATGGCTGAGTCTGACATGGGTAAAGGTGTGGTTGCCGACTTCGTGGCCTCCGGCGAACTCGTCCCGAACATATTGCGGATATTTCTCCACCATTTCGCCGACGACAAAAAAGGTGGCCCGCACGTTCCTGGCCCTTAGAATCGAGAGAATTTCCGGTGTCTTTTTGCCTGGTCCATCATCGAAGGTGAGGGCGACAATTTTGTGGGTGGTTGGTATGTATTTTACGACCCGGGCGTTGTCGGCCAGCGTTTTTTCTACTTCGCTTCCCAGTAAGGCGAGTGCCGCCAGCCCGATGCCCAATAGAAGCTTCTTCTTTACTATTGTTATTACCATTACCCGCTTGCCCCCCGGTAAGAGATTCTAATATATATGATTACGGAGGGCAGATGATACGCTGAGCGGCAGTATGAGCCGGTCTCGCTTTTTTGGCATAGCGGTAAAGTGATTTGGAAAAACTTATCTTACCAAAAGCGAGGGGATGAGCATATGTCAGGGCCTATTGGGTTGGATATGCAAAGAAAAGAAGCCTGGGATAAGGTGACGGGTGCAGCCAAGTACACGAACGATTACGTTGTGCCGGGGATGCTTCACGCCAAGCTTGTCACCAGTCCGCATGCCCATGCCAAAATTGTCGCGCTGCATTCCGATGAGGCTCTGAGGGCTCCGGGTGTCGTGGCCGTCCTGACCGGTGAGACCTATCCGGTCTTATGCGGTTCGGTACTCGCCGACCGACCTCCGATTGCCAGGGGCAAAGTCCGCTATTTCGGCGAACCGGTGGCCATGGTGGTGGCGACCGGTGAACCTGAAGCCATCAGGGCGGCGAAGCTGGTCAAGGTCGAGTACGAGTGTCTTCCGGTGATCAATTCCGTGCAAGCTGCGGTGGCGGAGGGTGCCCCGCTCGTGCACGAGGACCTCGCCGGCTACGAGCACGTTATCAAAGAGGTTTACCCCAAGCCGGGCAGCAACATCTGTCATCACGTTCAGATCCGCAAGGGGGATTTTGCCCAGGGATTTGCTGAGAGCGACGCGATTGTGGAGGCGTCCTATTTCCTCCCGCAGTCAGACCATGTCGCCATGGAGACCAGAACCGCGCGGGCGGAAATTCTGCCGAGCGGCCAGGTCGTGATAACGACGTCTACCCAGGCTCCCTTCTCGGTTGTGAAGATGATCAGCAAGAATTTCCAGCTCGGCGAGCAGGAAATCACGGTCAAGACGCCGCTGGTGGGCGGAGGGTTCGGGGGCAAAGCATCCGTGCAGTTGGAGATTCTGGCTTATATGGCTTCGCGGGCCGCCGGCGGGAGACTTGTCAAAATCGCCAACACCAGGGAAGAAGACTTCGTAACTTCTCCTTGCAAGCTTGGGTGTGAAGGACGCGTCAAGCTGGGCGCGACCAAAGACGGGCTGTTCAAGGCCGTGGAGCTGGAGTTTCTCGTCGACGTGGGCGCGTACGCGGACACCGGCCCGCGAATGACGGAGGCCGCCCTGGTCGACGGAACGGGCCCGTACAAAATAGAAAATGTATGGGGTGATGGGTACTCCGTCTATACGAATCATCCCTATGCGACTTCTTACCGGGGGTTTGGGCACATCGCCGCGGCGTTCTGCATCGAGCGGACGATTGATAAGCTGGCGAAAACCCTTGGCCTCGATCCTTTGGTTATCCGGGCTAAGAATGCCATCATACCCGGCGAGACCACGTCCACCCAAGTCGAGGTTACGGCGAGCAACGCGGGCAATTTGGCCGAGTGCCTGGAAAAGCTTGGACAGGCGGTCAACTGGCAGGAAGGGACCCGGATCGACGTCGGCAACGGGAAGATAAGGGCGAGAGGCATAAGCTGCTTCTGGAAGACCTCCAGCAGTCCGTCAAACGCGTCCGCCGGCGTGATACTGACGTTCAACAATGACGGCAGCCTAAACTTAAACACCGGGGCCGTCGAGTTCGGGCCGGCGACCAAGACGACCGCGGCCCTTATTCTCGCCGAGAAGCTTAAGATGGATGTCAGCCGCATCCGTATTTTCACGGAGGTCGACACGTGTGTGTGCCCTCATTATTGGAAGACGGTCGCCAGCAAGTCGACGTTCATGATCGGCAACGCCGTGCTGGCGGCTGCCGACGATTTGATCAGGCAGGTCTGCGACACTGCGGCGGTAGTGATCGGCTGCACGCCGGAGGAGCTCGATGTGGCCGAGGAATGGGTGTTCATGAAGAACGACCGGCAAAAGTACCTTGCCGTTAAAGATGTCGTTCACGGCTATAAATTTCCGAACGGGAATGCCATCGGAGCACAGGCGATCGGCAGGGGCAGCTACATCATGCCTGAGCTCACGCCGCTGGACCCCATAACCGGCAAGGGGAAACCCGGCCCGTATTGGACGCCTGGCGCCCAGGCGGTGGTGATCGAGTATGACCCCAAGGACAATACCTACCGCTTTATAAAGGCGGCCACCGTTATCGACGCCGGCCGGGTGATTACGCCGAAAACGGCCCGGGGCCTTGTCATGGGAGGGATGAGTATGGGGCTGAGTCTGGCCAGCCGGGAGGAGTTCATCTTCGCGGACGACGGAACCGTCACTGATACGAGTCTGCGTACTTACAAGACAATCCGCTTCGGCGAAACGCCTGAATACATCGTCGATTTCGTGGAGACTCCATGCCTTGACGGGCCTTACGGTGCGCGCGGCTTGGCCGAGCACGGGATAATCGGTATGCCGGCTGCCCTGGCGAACGCCCTGTCGA is a window of Selenomonadales bacterium 4137-cl DNA encoding:
- a CDS encoding antibiotic biosynthesis monooxygenase, producing MSKLTIVATVKSLPGAEKKVQRELVGLVDATRAEEGCLEYRLHTSIDDSAPS
- a CDS encoding nitroreductase family protein, which codes for MESLLKRKSIRKYTSQPVADEIVRDLLHAAMSAPSAANQQPWHFVVVRDRNILASIAEVHPYAFMLNQAPLAIVVCATEELGDFKHYWVQDCAAATENILTAAVANGLGGVWLGVHPRQNVQEIKQLLKLPAAITPFSVVSIGYPDEFPEAGNRYDRSRVHYDTW
- a CDS encoding helix-turn-helix domain-containing protein, translated to MIKHLKAKYDEGKFACEVELVLSVMGGKWKPIILWHLGQSGTLRYGQLKRCIKKITPKILIQQLRELEQDGIVARKEYHQIPPKVEYSLTSEGEELIPILTVLCEWGKKRILGEEPASSCNAIV
- a CDS encoding flavodoxin family protein; translated protein: MKVIAFNGSPRKEGNTYYAMSLVGEELLREGIGFEVVQVGDQCVRGCMACKRCIVNQNERCVICSDDVNDWIQRMKRADGVLLGSPTYYGGVAGPMKCFLDRAFYVIGANQSLTLLMWYKVWAAVAAMGRAGGVAVYDNLSRYFSGYKWVCPMPTGFPVIFGDEPGDAKKDARGIQVMRILGKSMACLLKEVSAAVEGRPG
- a CDS encoding TraR/DksA C4-type zinc finger protein, giving the protein MENSMEKTREKLLAEKDKLTHMISRLEETGIGDTMSDSVGELSMYDNHPADLGDVMFERSKDVALRDNEHILLERVETALDKMAAGTYGTCEKCGRAIGRERLDAVPWASLCICCQQETDGNGDPTPRPLEEEILAPPFHRTFLDTVQSDFVGFDGEDALQAVLRWGSSDTPQDIPGTYNYKALWPNSNEHEGIVDLADSIPDDTGHTRSPRNEKEAAEMEEGRDR
- a CDS encoding alpha/beta-type small acid-soluble spore protein is translated as MSRSRQVVNPAAEQALDRLKEETAAELGLQDYGNRYKGAITSADNGRVGGHMVRKMIESYENTLSSGTTK
- a CDS encoding polysaccharide deacetylase family protein; this encodes MVITIVKKKLLLGIGLAALALLGSEVEKTLADNARVVKYIPTTHKIVALTFDDGPGKKTPEILSILRARNVRATFFVVGEMVEKYPQYVRDEFAGGHEVGNHTFTHVRLSHINKEKLLNELDRTDRLLAKTLGIKCTLFRPPGGGYDHTLLDEASRRDYTIVLWSVDSHDWYSSGEGIVRSVLRNTRPGGIILFHDGIGPLPTSKVLPLIIDRLKEQGYEFLTVSELLRYYEERPKYSVD
- a CDS encoding xanthine dehydrogenase family protein molybdopterin-binding subunit encodes the protein MSGPIGLDMQRKEAWDKVTGAAKYTNDYVVPGMLHAKLVTSPHAHAKIVALHSDEALRAPGVVAVLTGETYPVLCGSVLADRPPIARGKVRYFGEPVAMVVATGEPEAIRAAKLVKVEYECLPVINSVQAAVAEGAPLVHEDLAGYEHVIKEVYPKPGSNICHHVQIRKGDFAQGFAESDAIVEASYFLPQSDHVAMETRTARAEILPSGQVVITTSTQAPFSVVKMISKNFQLGEQEITVKTPLVGGGFGGKASVQLEILAYMASRAAGGRLVKIANTREEDFVTSPCKLGCEGRVKLGATKDGLFKAVELEFLVDVGAYADTGPRMTEAALVDGTGPYKIENVWGDGYSVYTNHPYATSYRGFGHIAAAFCIERTIDKLAKTLGLDPLVIRAKNAIIPGETTSTQVEVTASNAGNLAECLEKLGQAVNWQEGTRIDVGNGKIRARGISCFWKTSSSPSNASAGVILTFNNDGSLNLNTGAVEFGPATKTTAALILAEKLKMDVSRIRIFTEVDTCVCPHYWKTVASKSTFMIGNAVLAAADDLIRQVCDTAAVVIGCTPEELDVAEEWVFMKNDRQKYLAVKDVVHGYKFPNGNAIGAQAIGRGSYIMPELTPLDPITGKGKPGPYWTPGAQAVVIEYDPKDNTYRFIKAATVIDAGRVITPKTARGLVMGGMSMGLSLASREEFIFADDGTVTDTSLRTYKTIRFGETPEYIVDFVETPCLDGPYGARGLAEHGIIGMPAALANALSMAAEVELDYLPLVPEYIWQSKTGGQV